The Deinococcus malanensis genomic interval CCGGGCGCGGCCCCCCGAAGTGCGGCCCAGTATCCGTCCAGCGCCTGGCAGCCAGTCTCTGTGATCCGGTAACTCGTCACCGGAACTTTGCCCCGGAAGGCCTTGTTCACCTCCAGGTAGCCGGCCTCTTCCAGTTTCGTGGCGTGGCTGGAAAGATTGCCCTTGCTGAGCCCCAACGTAGACTCCATGAACCTGAACTCCGCCTCCTGCACGCCAGCGAGCACCGAAAGGATGGCCAGGCGCACGGGTTCGTGGATGACCCGGTCCAGGCCCAGCAAAGCCTCCATGGCGCCCAGTTGGGTGGACTCACTCATGCTCGTCCTCACGTTCCTGGGCGGGCAACCCCAAACGGCTGCGCACTTCGCGCAGTTCTGCCGTCACCTGACGCGCTTCGGCGTGCTGGCGACGCGCCTGCCATATCAGGAACAAGGTGAGGGCACCCAAAGCGGCCAGTTGACAGGCGAAGGCCTACGAAGACGATACAGGCAAATGCATTGGTTAACCAACAAGATTCGACAAATCTGGCTAATATAGCAAGATGATTCAGCTTGACGAGGCCGATCGGACGATCCTTGTGCTTTTGCAGCAGGATGATCGCCAGACATACGTGCAGATCGGCGCACAGGTGGGCCTCTCCCCGGCCACCGTGCATGACCGTGTGCGCAAACTCGAACGGCGCGGCGCCCTCATGGGCTATCAAGCGCGCGTTTCCCCACGTGCGGTCGGTCTACCCGTCACGGCCTTCATCTCCCTGAATCTCGACGGCGGACAGAGCTGCCGAAGCGTGACGCCCACCCTCGAAGCCTTTCCAGAAATCGAGGAGTGCCATAGTGTTGCAGGAGACACAGACCTACTGCTCAAGGTGCGAGTGCCCAGCACCGAAGCGCTGGAAGAACTGAACTACCGGCTCAAGTGTCTGGAAGGGGTCGTGCGGACGCAATCCCTGATCATCCTTTCCACCCGTTTCGAGGATCGCCCACGCATTCCCGCCCCCCTGGGAAGGGAGGAGCACGTGTGAGCACCGTGGCGGTCATGTCGGCGACCCCCCGTGAACGTTCAATCGGGTACACCTGCGCGCTCGTTACCGTGCTGATCTGGTCCGGGTTCATCCTGGTGTCGCGCCTCGGCGCCCAGGGCACCCTGTCTGCCTTCGACGTGGCTGCCCTGCGT includes:
- a CDS encoding winged helix-turn-helix domain-containing protein, coding for MSESTQLGAMEALLGLDRVIHEPVRLAILSVLAGVQEAEFRFMESTLGLSKGNLSSHATKLEEAGYLEVNKAFRGKVPVTSYRITETGCQALDGYWAALRGAAPGS
- a CDS encoding Lrp/AsnC family transcriptional regulator, with translation MIQLDEADRTILVLLQQDDRQTYVQIGAQVGLSPATVHDRVRKLERRGALMGYQARVSPRAVGLPVTAFISLNLDGGQSCRSVTPTLEAFPEIEECHSVAGDTDLLLKVRVPSTEALEELNYRLKCLEGVVRTQSLIILSTRFEDRPRIPAPLGREEHV